A single genomic interval of Asinibacterium sp. OR53 harbors:
- a CDS encoding bifunctional 2-polyprenyl-6-hydroxyphenol methylase/3-demethylubiquinol 3-O-methyltransferase UbiG has protein sequence MPDKSWYKDWFNSHYYHLLYQHRDEEEAMAFIKTLIAYLKPPCGCRMLDVACGKGRHSKALADMGFDVTGIDLSEASIAEAKAGEDEHLHFYQHDMRLPFWVNYFDYAFNFFTSFGYFRTRREHDNAIRTIAQSLQHQGLFVIDYLNVHYVEERLQQSFITTIEDVAFHITKWQDEEHFFKQIQITDDSNKTPKHLYTERVAKFSLGDFTDMLSYQNMQVQEVFGDYQLGHYDVHTSPRMIILAKKK, from the coding sequence ATGCCGGATAAATCGTGGTATAAAGATTGGTTCAATTCGCATTATTATCATTTGTTGTACCAGCACAGGGATGAGGAAGAAGCCATGGCATTCATCAAAACCCTGATCGCTTACCTGAAACCTCCCTGCGGTTGCAGGATGCTGGACGTGGCCTGCGGAAAAGGCAGGCACAGCAAGGCATTGGCCGATATGGGTTTTGATGTTACCGGCATCGATCTTTCGGAAGCTTCCATCGCGGAAGCCAAAGCAGGTGAAGATGAGCACCTGCATTTTTACCAGCACGATATGCGCCTGCCGTTCTGGGTGAATTATTTCGATTATGCATTCAATTTTTTTACCAGCTTTGGTTATTTCAGAACCCGGCGCGAACACGATAATGCCATCCGCACCATTGCGCAAAGCCTGCAACACCAGGGATTGTTTGTGATCGATTACCTGAACGTGCATTATGTGGAAGAAAGGCTGCAGCAATCTTTCATTACCACTATCGAAGATGTGGCATTTCATATCACCAAATGGCAAGATGAAGAACATTTCTTCAAGCAGATACAGATCACCGACGATTCCAATAAAACACCCAAACACCTCTACACCGAAAGGGTAGCCAAGTTTTCACTGGGCGATTTTACTGATATGCTTTCTTACCAGAACATGCAGGTGCAGGAAGTATTCGGCGATTACCAGTTGGGGCATTATGACGTGCATACTTCGCCCAGAATGATCATCTTGGCGAAGAAGAAATAG
- a CDS encoding sigma 54-interacting transcriptional regulator produces the protein MNIQHIKTLGELKKSGYQPRSIKEEVRSNLIEKIRNKENPFTGIMGYEDTVIPDTERALLSKHNILFLGLRGQAKTRMARQMVDLLDEYIPVIAGTEVNDDPLNPLSKFGRDMVAEHGDETPVQWLHRSDRYGEKLATPDVSVADLIGDIDPIKAANLKLSFADEKVIHYGIIPRSNRGIFVINELPDLQARIQVSLFNILQEGDIQIRGFKLRMPLDILFVFTANPEDYTNRGSIVTPLKDRIESQILTHYPKDIETALMITEQEADVPKAQQEIVRVSELVKRLIEQVAFEARVNEYVDKKSGVSARLSIAAYENAISSAERRSILFREKQTQVWISDLTGIIPAITGKIELVYEGEQEGPYQVALNLLDKSIRTVFSQYFPNPDQLKKKRNTGKRSIEEKEPENPYRAITRWFDAGNHLDLLLDMKDEDRVAKLYQVSGLHAVVKKYYPQANEQETTLLMELLLHGLAAYSMLSKKMIGARIEFKDLMGSMMNLNQLELGEETDEPDGDDYQS, from the coding sequence ATGAACATTCAACATATCAAAACCCTGGGCGAATTAAAAAAGTCAGGGTACCAGCCAAGATCAATCAAAGAAGAAGTACGCAGCAACCTGATAGAAAAGATCAGGAACAAAGAAAACCCTTTCACAGGTATTATGGGATATGAAGATACTGTGATACCCGACACAGAAAGGGCGCTGTTGAGCAAACACAATATCCTTTTCCTGGGTCTCAGGGGACAGGCCAAGACCCGTATGGCCCGGCAGATGGTGGATCTTTTAGACGAATACATCCCGGTAATCGCAGGCACTGAAGTGAATGATGACCCGCTGAACCCCTTGAGCAAATTTGGAAGGGATATGGTGGCCGAGCATGGCGATGAAACCCCTGTGCAATGGTTGCACAGGAGCGATCGCTACGGAGAAAAGCTGGCTACACCCGATGTAAGCGTGGCCGACCTGATCGGCGATATCGACCCGATCAAAGCCGCCAACCTCAAGTTGAGCTTTGCAGATGAAAAAGTGATCCATTACGGCATCATCCCCCGCAGCAACCGCGGCATTTTTGTGATCAACGAATTGCCCGACCTACAGGCGCGCATACAAGTATCGCTGTTCAATATTTTGCAGGAAGGCGATATACAAATACGCGGCTTCAAACTGCGCATGCCCCTGGATATTTTATTTGTGTTCACCGCCAACCCCGAAGATTATACCAACAGGGGAAGCATTGTAACGCCGCTGAAAGACCGGATAGAAAGCCAGATACTCACGCATTATCCCAAAGACATAGAAACGGCGCTGATGATTACCGAACAGGAAGCGGATGTGCCAAAAGCCCAACAAGAGATTGTACGTGTGAGCGAGCTTGTAAAGAGGCTCATCGAACAAGTGGCATTTGAAGCAAGGGTGAATGAATATGTTGACAAGAAAAGCGGTGTGAGCGCCCGTCTCAGCATCGCTGCTTATGAAAATGCGATCAGCAGTGCAGAAAGAAGATCCATCTTGTTCCGCGAAAAACAAACGCAGGTATGGATCAGCGATTTAACAGGGATCATTCCCGCTATCACCGGTAAAATAGAATTGGTGTACGAAGGCGAACAGGAGGGCCCTTACCAGGTAGCCCTGAACCTGCTCGATAAATCGATCCGTACCGTTTTCTCACAATATTTTCCCAATCCCGATCAACTCAAGAAAAAAAGGAATACCGGCAAACGTTCAATAGAAGAAAAAGAACCGGAGAACCCGTACAGAGCCATCACCCGCTGGTTCGATGCAGGCAATCACCTCGACCTGCTGCTCGATATGAAAGACGAAGACCGTGTGGCTAAACTTTACCAGGTAAGCGGATTACACGCAGTGGTTAAAAAATATTATCCGCAAGCCAACGAGCAGGAAACGACTTTGCTGATGGAATTGCTGCTGCATGGTCTCGCCGCTTATTCCATGCTCAGCAAAAAAATGATTGGCGCAAGAATTGAATTCAAAGACCTGATGGGCAGCATGATGAACCTGAACCAGCTGGAACTCGGCGAAGAAACCGATGAACCGGATGGAGATGATTACCAGTCATAG
- a CDS encoding FAD-binding and (Fe-S)-binding domain-containing protein, with product MNVKLQELSEQLEGMLYTDTTMRTLYATDASAYREMPLAVAVPKSKEDLKKLIAFANREKTSLIPRTAGTSLAGQVVGNGIIVDVSKYFTEIIALDTAQHWVRVQPGVVRDELNLFLKPHGLLFGPETSTANRAMIGGMVGNNSCGSNSVVYRSTREHLLEVKALLSDGSEAVFNALSIDAFHEKCELDNLEGAIYKKIRSLLGNYDNQAEIRKEFPRKTVERRNTGYAVDLLVETAPFTAGGEDFNFCKLIAGSEGTLAFITEVKLNVVPLPPKETGLLCVHFNSIDESLHANLIGLKYRPSASELIDHYILECTKDNIEQSKNRFFVQGDPGAILVIEFTRSTREEILEITKAVEAEMRAAGLGYHFPVLFGEDTKKIWTLRKAGLGLLGNLPGDDKAVPVIEDTAVDVDDLPAYIRDFNEILKKHGLYSVHYAHAGSGEIHLRPIINLKTTEGNQLFRTIAEEVATLVKKYQGSLSGEHGDGRLRGEFIKQMVGEKNYQLLREIKYTWDPANIFNPNKIVDTPPMNTMLRYTPGQSTPAFNTIFRFHQQDILQHAEQCNGSGDCRKSHLSGGTMCPSFMATRDEKDTTRARANILREFLTRSEKPNRFNHREIYDVMDLCLSCKACKSECPSNVDMAKLKAEFLQQYYDANGVPFRSKLIANFSASAKLGSLMPSVYNFIIGNRITGTLIKKISGFAVKRSMPALSEKTLLSWYKQHQAALTVKGKRRVYLFCDEFTNYNDAHIGITTILLLEKLGYEVIIPQHEESGRTWLSKGLIRNAQKIINRNIAALSPLITESTPLIGIEPSAILTFRDEYPDLASDEQLDAAKNLAKNVFMVDEFIAGEIANGRIKKEQFTVEKKQIKLHGHCQQKAISSTAPSVKILSLPENYQVELIPSGCCGMAGSFGYEKEHYNLSMQIGELVLLPTVRKQPADTIIAAPGTSCRHQIKDGTGRKALHPVEVLYDALVKNETKQPNQ from the coding sequence ATGAATGTGAAGCTGCAAGAACTATCTGAGCAATTAGAAGGGATGCTATATACCGATACCACCATGCGTACCCTGTATGCAACAGACGCATCGGCCTACCGGGAAATGCCACTGGCGGTTGCTGTTCCCAAATCAAAAGAAGACCTGAAGAAACTGATCGCTTTTGCCAACAGGGAAAAAACTTCGCTTATCCCAAGAACGGCCGGCACTTCTTTAGCCGGACAGGTAGTGGGCAACGGTATCATTGTTGACGTGTCGAAATATTTTACCGAAATAATAGCATTGGACACCGCCCAACACTGGGTACGCGTACAACCTGGCGTAGTTCGGGATGAGCTGAACCTATTCCTGAAACCTCATGGTTTATTATTTGGTCCGGAGACCTCAACCGCCAACCGCGCTATGATCGGTGGCATGGTGGGTAATAATTCCTGCGGTTCTAATTCTGTTGTGTACAGGAGTACAAGAGAACATCTATTAGAAGTAAAGGCTTTGTTGAGCGATGGTTCAGAAGCCGTATTCAACGCCTTATCTATCGATGCTTTCCATGAAAAATGCGAATTGGATAATCTCGAAGGCGCGATCTATAAAAAAATACGCAGCCTCTTAGGCAACTACGACAACCAGGCAGAAATCAGGAAAGAATTTCCCCGAAAAACAGTGGAAAGAAGGAATACCGGTTATGCCGTTGACCTTTTAGTGGAGACCGCCCCCTTCACGGCAGGCGGAGAAGATTTCAACTTCTGCAAACTGATAGCCGGTTCGGAAGGCACACTGGCATTTATTACGGAAGTAAAATTAAATGTGGTACCGCTGCCCCCGAAGGAAACAGGATTGCTCTGTGTTCATTTTAATTCGATAGATGAATCATTGCATGCCAACCTCATTGGACTCAAATACCGGCCCAGCGCCAGTGAATTGATCGATCACTATATACTGGAATGCACCAAAGACAATATTGAACAAAGCAAAAACCGTTTTTTTGTACAGGGCGACCCCGGCGCTATCCTGGTTATTGAATTTACCAGGTCTACGCGCGAAGAGATACTGGAAATAACAAAAGCTGTAGAAGCCGAAATGCGGGCAGCAGGACTGGGCTATCATTTCCCTGTATTGTTTGGAGAGGACACGAAGAAAATATGGACACTCCGGAAAGCAGGATTGGGTCTCCTGGGTAATTTACCCGGCGATGATAAAGCCGTTCCGGTTATTGAAGACACGGCTGTTGATGTGGATGACCTGCCTGCTTATATCCGCGATTTTAATGAGATATTGAAAAAGCATGGTTTGTATTCGGTGCATTATGCACATGCCGGCTCGGGCGAAATCCATCTCCGGCCTATTATCAACCTGAAAACAACAGAAGGCAACCAACTGTTCAGGACCATTGCAGAAGAAGTGGCTACGCTGGTAAAAAAATACCAGGGTTCACTGAGTGGTGAACATGGTGATGGAAGGCTGCGCGGAGAATTCATCAAACAGATGGTGGGCGAAAAGAATTACCAGCTTTTAAGGGAAATAAAATATACCTGGGACCCGGCCAATATCTTCAACCCGAATAAAATTGTTGACACACCACCCATGAATACGATGTTGCGGTACACACCGGGACAATCTACTCCTGCATTCAACACCATCTTCCGCTTCCATCAACAGGATATTTTGCAACACGCAGAGCAATGCAATGGGTCGGGCGATTGCCGCAAATCACATCTATCGGGCGGAACAATGTGCCCTTCTTTTATGGCTACAAGGGATGAAAAAGACACAACCAGGGCAAGGGCCAATATCCTGCGTGAATTCCTTACCAGGTCGGAAAAACCAAACCGCTTTAACCACCGGGAGATCTACGATGTAATGGACCTGTGTTTGAGTTGTAAAGCCTGCAAATCTGAATGCCCTTCCAATGTAGACATGGCCAAATTAAAAGCTGAATTCCTGCAGCAGTATTATGATGCCAATGGGGTACCCTTCCGGTCGAAGTTGATCGCTAATTTTTCCGCTTCTGCAAAATTAGGATCGCTGATGCCGTCGGTGTATAATTTCATTATCGGTAACCGGATCACAGGTACCCTGATCAAAAAGATCTCGGGGTTTGCCGTTAAACGCAGCATGCCTGCATTATCGGAGAAGACCTTATTAAGCTGGTATAAACAACACCAGGCAGCATTGACAGTGAAAGGCAAAAGAAGGGTATACTTGTTTTGTGACGAATTCACCAATTACAACGATGCGCATATTGGCATCACCACGATATTGTTACTGGAAAAATTAGGCTATGAAGTGATCATCCCGCAACACGAAGAAAGCGGCCGTACCTGGCTTTCCAAAGGGCTGATCAGGAATGCACAAAAGATCATCAACAGGAATATTGCGGCTTTGAGTCCCCTCATTACCGAATCCACTCCTTTAATAGGAATTGAACCGTCGGCCATCCTTACTTTCAGGGATGAATACCCCGACCTGGCATCTGATGAACAATTAGATGCAGCAAAGAATTTAGCTAAAAACGTTTTCATGGTAGATGAATTCATCGCCGGTGAAATAGCCAATGGCCGCATCAAAAAAGAACAATTCACCGTCGAAAAGAAGCAGATCAAATTGCATGGACATTGCCAGCAAAAAGCCATCTCTTCCACAGCCCCCTCAGTAAAAATATTGTCCCTGCCCGAAAACTACCAGGTGGAGCTCATACCCTCCGGTTGCTGTGGCATGGCCGGTTCTTTCGGCTATGAGAAAGAACATTATAACCTGTCGATGCAGATAGGGGAACTGGTGTTATTGCCAACCGTACGCAAACAGCCGGCAGACACCATCATTGCCGCACCCGGCACCAGTTGCCGCCACCAGATCAAGGATGGTACCGGTCGAAAGGCACTGCATCCGGTTGAAGTGTTGTATGATGCACTGGTGAAAAACGAAACAAAACAACCTAACCAGTAA
- a CDS encoding VWA domain-containing protein, giving the protein MKGHRFIKFDPTERSLDKFEQLLNIFMQLLTYTNGDASEALQWLNELDRQYQLTNPDYGLGDFIDELKENGYLQENQQDGSLNITKKSEQTIRKRSLEEIFGKLKKTKQGNHQTFKPGQGDESNSDTRPFQFGDMPEQIDFTESIRNAQINHGVSSFNMQEDDLVIRESDFKTQTSTVLMIDISHSMILYGEDRITPAKKVAMALSELITTKYPKDTLDIVVFGNDAWSIEIKDLPYLQVGPYHTNTVAGLELAMDILRRRKNPNKQIFMITDGKPTCLKIGKRYYKNSFGLDRKVVNRCINLAAQCKKLKIPITTFMIASDPYLQNFVQEFTEMNNGKAFFASLDNLGAFIFRDFESGKRKTVY; this is encoded by the coding sequence ATGAAAGGCCATCGTTTTATAAAATTCGATCCTACAGAGAGGAGTTTGGATAAGTTTGAACAATTGCTGAATATTTTCATGCAGCTGCTCACCTATACCAATGGAGATGCTTCAGAAGCCCTGCAATGGCTCAATGAGCTCGACAGGCAATACCAACTCACCAACCCCGATTATGGTTTGGGCGATTTCATCGATGAACTGAAAGAAAACGGGTACTTGCAAGAGAACCAACAAGATGGGAGCCTCAACATCACTAAAAAATCGGAGCAAACCATCCGCAAACGGAGCCTCGAAGAGATATTCGGTAAGCTGAAGAAAACCAAACAGGGCAATCACCAGACTTTCAAACCCGGGCAGGGCGATGAAAGCAACTCCGATACCCGCCCCTTCCAGTTTGGCGATATGCCCGAACAGATTGATTTCACCGAGAGCATCCGCAACGCACAGATCAACCATGGCGTCAGCAGCTTCAACATGCAGGAAGACGACCTGGTGATCAGGGAAAGTGATTTTAAAACGCAAACTTCTACCGTGCTGATGATCGATATCTCTCACTCGATGATCCTCTATGGAGAAGATCGCATTACCCCGGCTAAAAAAGTAGCCATGGCATTGAGTGAACTGATCACTACAAAATACCCGAAAGATACCTTGGATATTGTGGTGTTCGGTAATGATGCATGGAGCATAGAAATCAAAGACCTGCCTTACTTGCAAGTGGGGCCTTATCATACTAACACGGTAGCCGGACTGGAACTGGCCATGGATATCCTGCGCAGGCGCAAGAACCCGAACAAGCAGATATTCATGATCACCGATGGTAAGCCTACCTGCTTGAAAATTGGTAAACGTTATTATAAAAATAGTTTTGGCCTCGACAGGAAAGTGGTGAACCGCTGCATCAACCTGGCGGCCCAGTGCAAGAAACTCAAAATACCCATCACCACTTTTATGATCGCATCGGACCCTTACCTGCAAAATTTTGTGCAGGAGTTTACAGAGATGAACAATGGTAAAGCATTCTTTGCATCGCTCGACAACCTGGGGGCTTTTATATTCAGGGATTTTGAAAGTGGAAAAAGAAAAACAGTGTATTAA
- the glmM gene encoding phosphoglucosamine mutase, which translates to MALIKSISGIRGTIGGKPGDTLSPLDVVRFTAAYGTWLMQHAKNRKVVLGRDGRISGEMVQRLVISTLNALGIDVVDLGLSTTPTVEMAVVFEKAAGGIILTASHNPKEWNALKLLNEKGEFISGEDGAKLLDIASKDNYTFASVDKLGSYTVNHTALQQHIDAVVNYPLVDAAAIKKAKFKIVLDAINSSGAFAVPELLKALGVKDITVLNGEVNGKFAHNPEPLPEHLAELCNEVNKQEADLGIAVDPDVDRLCFVCEDGSLFGEEYTLVAVADYVLSQRKGNTVSNMSSTRALKDVTIKHGGTYTPSAVGEVNVVNKMKAVHAVIGGEGNGGIIVPDLHYGRDALIGIALFLTHLAKEKKSAKQLRNTYPNYFMSKNKIELHDGFDLKKIFDHIKKKYKSHPINTEDGLKIEFENDWVHLRSSNTEPIIRIYAESNFETTAANVAAKLMKDIKEVM; encoded by the coding sequence ATGGCATTGATCAAAAGTATTTCCGGTATCCGCGGAACGATTGGAGGCAAACCTGGCGATACCCTGAGTCCATTGGATGTTGTTCGTTTCACCGCTGCCTATGGCACCTGGCTGATGCAACATGCTAAAAACAGGAAGGTGGTGTTAGGACGCGATGGAAGGATCAGTGGTGAAATGGTGCAACGCCTCGTCATCAGTACGCTGAATGCATTGGGTATTGATGTGGTGGACCTTGGACTGAGCACCACACCTACTGTTGAAATGGCGGTGGTATTTGAAAAAGCGGCGGGCGGCATTATCTTAACAGCCAGCCATAATCCCAAAGAATGGAATGCATTAAAATTGCTGAACGAGAAAGGAGAATTTATCAGCGGTGAAGACGGAGCCAAACTGCTGGATATTGCTTCGAAAGACAACTATACGTTTGCATCTGTTGATAAACTGGGCAGCTACACGGTTAATCACACTGCTTTACAACAACACATCGATGCCGTTGTGAACTACCCGCTGGTAGATGCAGCAGCCATCAAAAAAGCAAAGTTCAAGATAGTGCTGGATGCCATCAACAGCAGCGGCGCTTTTGCCGTTCCGGAACTGCTCAAAGCATTGGGTGTGAAGGACATCACTGTTTTAAACGGAGAAGTGAACGGTAAGTTCGCCCATAACCCGGAACCTTTGCCTGAACACCTGGCTGAATTATGCAATGAAGTGAACAAGCAGGAAGCCGACCTTGGCATTGCGGTAGATCCGGATGTGGACAGGCTTTGCTTTGTTTGTGAAGACGGCAGTCTTTTTGGCGAAGAATATACCCTGGTGGCCGTGGCCGATTATGTATTGTCGCAGCGGAAAGGTAATACCGTGAGCAATATGTCTTCTACCCGCGCCCTGAAAGATGTGACGATCAAACATGGCGGCACATATACGCCCAGCGCTGTAGGTGAAGTAAATGTGGTGAACAAGATGAAAGCCGTTCATGCCGTGATCGGCGGTGAAGGCAATGGCGGCATTATTGTTCCCGACCTCCATTACGGAAGGGATGCACTGATTGGCATTGCACTGTTTCTCACCCACCTGGCCAAGGAAAAAAAGTCGGCCAAGCAGTTGCGCAATACCTATCCCAATTATTTCATGAGCAAGAACAAGATCGAATTGCACGACGGGTTCGACCTGAAAAAGATATTCGATCATATCAAGAAGAAATACAAATCGCATCCCATCAACACGGAAGACGGTCTCAAGATCGAGTTCGAGAACGACTGGGTGCACCTGCGTTCCAGCAATACGGAGCCCATTATCCGCATCTATGCAGAGAGCAACTTCGAGACTACAGCAGCCAATGTGGCGGCCAAGCTGATGAAAGACATCAAAGAAGTGATGTAG
- a CDS encoding cysteine desulfurase family protein: MERIYFDNAATTALDPQVLEAMMPYLTTHFGNPSSIYSYGRESRLAVENARKSVAKTLNAHPAEIFFTSGGTESSNTAITAAVRDLGCKHIISSVIEHHATTHTVEYLYHNGEAALSYVKLLPNGHIDMEDLERILAESEEKCLVTLMHANNEIGNMLDIHAVGELCKLYGAIFHSDTVQTVGHFPFDLRNTPVHFITGAGHKFHGPKGVGLLYINENVKIKPFVHGGSQERNMRAGTENLYGIVGFAKALELATVHHEQDSSYIKGLKVYLMEQLKKHIKGISFNGDPLGRSLYTVLSVSFPKTEKSEMILFNLDINNICASGGSACTSGADQGSHVIRAINHNPNQVTVRFSFCKNNTKAEIDAVVEKLKDMI, translated from the coding sequence ATGGAAAGAATTTATTTCGACAATGCAGCCACTACTGCATTAGACCCGCAGGTGCTGGAGGCCATGATGCCTTACCTGACCACCCATTTCGGCAACCCCTCCTCTATTTACAGCTATGGGCGTGAAAGCCGGCTGGCAGTGGAGAATGCCCGCAAATCGGTGGCCAAGACGCTGAATGCACATCCTGCAGAAATATTCTTTACCAGCGGCGGTACCGAGAGCAGCAATACGGCCATTACAGCCGCCGTGCGCGACCTGGGCTGCAAGCATATTATCTCTTCCGTTATTGAACACCATGCCACCACCCATACGGTGGAATATTTGTACCATAATGGCGAAGCAGCGTTGAGCTATGTAAAACTGTTACCGAACGGACATATAGACATGGAAGACCTGGAGCGCATCCTGGCCGAAAGCGAAGAGAAATGCCTGGTTACGCTGATGCATGCGAACAACGAGATTGGCAATATGCTCGACATCCATGCTGTAGGAGAATTATGTAAATTATACGGAGCCATTTTTCACAGCGATACTGTGCAAACCGTTGGGCATTTCCCCTTCGACCTGCGCAATACACCGGTGCATTTTATTACCGGCGCCGGTCATAAGTTCCACGGCCCCAAAGGCGTAGGGCTGCTGTATATTAATGAGAATGTAAAGATCAAGCCCTTTGTACATGGTGGCAGTCAGGAAAGGAATATGCGTGCCGGTACTGAAAATTTATACGGCATCGTTGGTTTTGCCAAAGCGTTGGAACTGGCTACCGTGCATCATGAACAAGACAGCAGCTATATCAAAGGATTGAAAGTATACCTGATGGAACAGTTGAAAAAACACATCAAGGGTATTTCTTTCAACGGCGATCCATTAGGACGAAGCCTGTATACTGTATTGAGTGTAAGCTTTCCCAAGACAGAAAAAAGCGAGATGATCCTGTTCAACCTCGACATCAACAATATATGCGCCAGCGGCGGCAGCGCCTGTACCAGCGGGGCCGACCAGGGCTCGCATGTGATCCGCGCCATCAACCACAACCCCAACCAGGTTACCGTTCGCTTCTCTTTCTGCAAAAACAATACAAAGGCCGAGATCGATGCGGTGGTAGAGAAACTGAAGGACATGATCTGA